The Sphingobacteriales bacterium genomic sequence AAATTTTTCAATTAAAATTGCATGTATTGAATCATCATTTAAAGCGTTGAGTACATCTTCTGGATTAACATGGTCGCTTTGTGTTTTTGCCACTGTAGTAGCAGCATTTACTGAAAGCGTAAAGCGAAGCCAATGAGGGGTTTTCAATACTTTTGCTTCTTTTGAGGCAATATCTATTTGATTCCAGTTTACTTGTGCAAGGCAAGGAAAAGATATTAACAGAAAGATGAGTATTAAAACTTGTGCCTTGGGTAATTTAAAATTATTCATAACTATAATTTGTATTAAAGTGATTCATAAATAATTATTTGCCGCCCTGGTTTTTGTATATTTTTTTAAATGTCTCTGCCCATTGCTTTCTTTTATCTTCCCAGACAAAAGCCTCTTTCATGGCTTTTTCGTGGCTACTGCCAAGTGCTCGGGCTGCCGCGTATTTCTCGTAACCCGGTTGAATGAGTATGGGCAATTCGTCTTCTTCGTCAATTTCATCTTCTTCATCCTCTCCCGAAATAGTTATTACTTTTGCCTCTACGCCAACAGCTTCAAAAGTGTTCCAAAAATTGGTAACTCCTGTTTCTACGTTCGATTTTGTTTGGGATGTAGCGGCATTAAAATTTTGCCCTCCTGCCTCAAACTGTTTGATGGTATTATTCCGGAAATCATCTTTTTCATAATCTTTTCCCTCCAAGGCGGCGGCATAAATCCAGAATGTTTGTTGAATTACCGCCTCTTTTTCTTTCTCGGGGTTTCCGGAAAAAGGAGTAGTAATTAGTCCTTCGTTTTTAAGCCCATCAAAGGTAGATGAAATAACTTTTATTGCTTCAAATAAAACCGGGGCTGCTTCTAACGGTTGTTTATTTACATTTATAGTGTGGCCTAAAGGAAGAGTATTTACTGGGTTTAAGGCAACAACATCGTTGGGCAAATTGCCAGCAGGAATGGGTATCCAGCCATTAACCGTATTAGGTTGCCAACCCGAAGCTATTGGGCCGGGTGTAATCCACTCATTTACCGGAGGAAATGCTTGCCCATCGGGTACGGGTGGCGTATGAATATCGGTGCAATAACCAAAAATTTTTGTGTTTAAAGAACCATTTGCCGGAACTATTACTTCGGGAATAGATGGAACAATATAAGGTTGATATTTCCCCGATGATGGAATAAGATACGGGCCTAATTCTACGGCAACATTTTCGTTTGATGTGTTTTTTATACTAAGGTTGGCAATATTCCCAGTAGTGCGCCCTGTCCCTGTTGCTTTGCAAACAAGTGTCTCGTCCGTTGGAAGTGCCATTGCTATAATTTTTATATCCGGAGATTTAGCGTCTTTTTTTGTGCCTAACCATATTGGCTTGGTAACATCGTTGTTTGTAAACCCTTGCGACCAGCGCCAGCTCTTTACTTCCGGAGTTGTGCCGTCATATGTTACACAAACTTTTACAGAGCCACCTCCGTTTGGAACGGTTCCGTCGTAATAGGTTTTATTGTTCGAGCCGTCTCCATGCCTTTGCTCGAAACTGCCGCTTACAGCACCGGCTGCGTTTTTTATTTTGGGGTCTTCTTTAGTTGGGCACGAGCCTTTGTTTAATTCAATATGAAGGTCGGTAGCTGCTGCATTCTCGTTGTTGGTAAAGGTAAAACACTTTGTTGAAGTTGAAGAGGCAAAAGCGGTAGAAGAAGTGATAAAAAGCGCAATAATTAGCGCAACAAATGATAAATGAACTAATTTTTTCATGGTGTTTTTTTTAAAAAATGTGAAAGAAAATAAGTAAGATGATAGTGTTGGACCATGATACTAATAGCTGTAATGTATTTTTATTTGCATTTAGGGCTAAAAAAAGTTTTCCGGATAAACTTTTATTTTCGCTGTAAATACTCTGTTTTCCTAAATATATTCCGTATTTTGTTTTGCAAAGACAAAGACTTCCTTGGCAAAGACTTATTTGCCTTGCTTTTCTTTGTGTCATCAAAAAATTGCCTTATTAGTTAGCCGAAACAAGTTTATTTGCGTTTGTCGGCTTGTCTGTAAAATCAGTCTAAAACTTGTTGAAGTGTAGAGTCTTAAATCTTAAAAAGGGTTGCCTGTAATCTTAAAATATTTATATGCGTATCAATAAAGCGCTTATACTAAGTATAACGGCAAAGGTATTTGAAAGGCTGCCTCAAAACACAAAAAATGTCAAAATTAAAAAAACAGCATATTAACAATAATTTTGTATATATATTTTCAAACAACAGACGAGTGTAATTGAAATGGCAATGCAAGGTTGGGAAACAAAAATCGCACAACGTTGTGGAGGCGGAGTTAAGAAACTCCGGAAACTTTAAACTTAAGTCCGGAAATTAGAAAGCATTATGTTGGGCTGTTTTACCTCTCAAATTAGCATAAATTAGAAATCCCATGCCAATATTTAAAATTAATTGACATGGGATTACTTGTATAGGTTAAATACATTTTATTTTTGTTGCCAAGCTTTGTTCATCCAAAAAACCAGGCGTTGCATTTGCAGCCACAAGTCGCCCGAAAAATAGTAGGGGGTATAGTCGGTTTTAGTTTGCCGGTCGTGGAAATAGTAGCGGTAGGCAAAATACGACACGTCTTCGACAGTATTTGAAGCGGCATTAAGCACCTTTTTATTGCCAAAAAATGGCTCGCGGCGCAATATATAGCGGTATTGCTGCACATCGGGGTATAGTTTGTTTATTTCGCCGGGGGCGCTCATGGCGTATTTATGATGGTAGGTTTTAAAAATGGCATCGGCTTTTTCATTGTAATTGTCGAGGTTTAGGTTTGTGGTATTTAAAAATTCAATTTTACGGGCTTCGTACTCCTCGTCCACATCGTCAAGGGTGTATTGTGGGTCGTAGTATTTAAATTGTTCAATAATAAGGGTCGTTGTTTGCAGGTCTTTCGGAATCCATGATTGCGCTGATAAAAGCTGGGTAAGAAATAAGAGAGGCGCAATGAAAAATATACTGTTTTTGTGCTGAAACATAAGGAAAAAATAATGTTAGTACAATTAAAATGGGTTGCAAAGATAAGGCTAAAACTATTACACCTGCTTAAAAAACCAAATAAGGCAAGAAAACAAGGCGCGGGGGCGGTTAGGCCTTGAATAAAATGATGTAATGGTTTTGATGTAATTAACACCCCTAAAGTTTAAACGCCGGATTTAATTTTTAATTTTACCTTAACCCTGTTTAATTTAACGATTGACGGTATAATTGGTTGCCAATTGCGAAGCAGTTCCGCGTCAAGTGCAACTACGCTGTGCTACGAACTGTACCCCTCGAAGGCGTATTACAGCGGCAATTAGCTAACGCTGCATATTAGGAGATTAGGTGCCTTGATTTTTGAGGTTTAATAAATCCGGAAGAATGGCGTTTGAGGCAGGAACAGCAAATAGGGCGTAAATTTATCCGGAAAATGGCCAAAATACAATTTTATCCGGAAGTATCGGACTTTGACAAGTCCAATCTAAGGCATTCAATAGTTCAAAATTGAGGTTTGCCTAAAACGCGGCAAATGCAGCTATGGCGGGCAGTTTAGCCCAAAAACTACCTTTGTTCATAAAGTCTAATATTTATGTTAGGCGTTTTGATTTGTCGGCAGCTTTAGTAAGCCCCATAAATAAAATAAATGCTAAAACTACGGCAAATGTCAACTCAAAATAGCTAAGTGTTTCCCATAGCGAAAACCTATCTATTATTTCTTGGTTTATGGTGTTTTCATATTGAATTGTTGTAAGTGATACTATTTCAGACGAGAAATAAAGAAACGCTGCTACTGCAATTAATACGTAGCCAGTCATTGCTATTAAAACATTTTTTTTTCGTTCTGTTTTCCAGCTTATGATAAGATTAATTATAAATAACAACAATGTTATTGGGTGAATTATCCTCCAAAATAACCCGGGATTAAGTTTATAATCGCCCTGAAACATAGTCAAAGATTTTGGTGGAGCTGCAAATGCGTTTGGCCATACTGCCAGATGCTCGTAAACTGAAGCTCCAAGAATAATTGAAAAACTTAGGCACAGTAAAAAATAGAGTATGTTTTTATAGTTTGTCATTTTAATAATAATTTAAAAGACAAAAATAAGCCTGCAAAGAGGTTCAAAATTGTATTTAATAGACATTTTCAAAGAGGTGTCCTTCGACATGGCTTTTGCGTTGCCTATACTCTTTTGGTGTAAGCATAGACAAGGACTTAAAAGTCTTAATAAAATGAGACTGGTCGTAAAAGTGGCAATCAAAAGCAATGCCAGTGAGTGACAATTCGGAAGATTGCACGAGGTGAAGCGCCTGCAAATACTTTTTGTAAAGCAAAGTCTGCTCTGTGTTTAGCCCAGTAAGTTCATTCAGCTTTCTTGAAAGTTGTTTTGATGAGTAGCAAAACTGACGTGCTATTTCTGAAACCGATAAATGGAGATTTGTATGCGAGGATAAGAAAATATTAATTGCCTTTTCTCTTTCGGTATATTGTAGCGTTCTCTCCATCAGCCATGCTGTAAAAATGGTTGTTCTAGCCTCAAAGGTAGTTTGTTCTCCCAACCGATGCCATAAATCATAAAAGGTAGTATCTATTACAGTTAAATCCACAACACAATTGTTAAACTCGGCAAGCTGAAATTGACAAATGTGTTTTACCGCAGTTGGTTTCAAGACAACACCAAAAAAAGTTTGTTGCCCCGAAAGGTTCAGGTGTATTGGAGAAGTGCTATATCCTTGAATAAAACACTTTGGAACGACTATGGCTTGCTTGTTTACTTGCGCATATAGTTTTTGGTTTTCAAAACTGAAAATTAGTTCGACAACTCCATTCGGAATTATAGTTTCATGTACAGCGGGATTATTTTGTCTGCGAACTTGCCATAATGAACAAACAGTGCCTTTGATGAGTGGTGAATGAGGTGTTGTAAAATAATTTTCCATCTATCTGCTCTACTGTGAAGGTTGTCAAAAGGTTTCTACCACCGGCAGCTTGGCAAAAAACGCTTAATTTTCAACAATTAAATAAAATAATCAGTTTCAAATAGAGGCGATTTAGTGGTTTAATCCGGAGGAATGGCGTTTCAGAGATGAGACTACACGCAGTTGAGAACTACGCAGGTATTTTTCTTCTCAATCGGGGGCAAAAAACTGTCCTTTGGAGCATTTTCCCGGCAGTGGCAAGCGCAGCGATTTAGTTTGTTGAAGCTAAAAAAATAGCTGCCCAATTTTACTTGGCTGGAGTAAATTTTTCTACTTTATTATTAACCGGACTAAGACTTTGAAGATAGTTGTATATTGCCGTCAGGTCTTCAGTATCCATGCCGGCGTACATAGTCCAAGACATAGTTGTTTGAAATTCTTTGGGTTTTACCTGCGGATTAATATAGGCACTGTCGGCATAGGTTTTGAAGCGACCTACAAATTTTTCAACCGTCCAGTCGCCAAGTCCGGTTGTTTTATCCGGAGTAAGATTTGCCGACCTTACAACTGAGCCATCCGGAAATTTAAATTCAAAACCTCCGGCATAAAGCTCCCCTACAAATTTACCTTTTTCTTGTTTAGTGTGGCAGCCCATACATGCCGAAGCTGTAATAATATATTTTCCGTAATTAAGTTTATCGGTTTTGGGTGGAATAGTAGTAAAAGCAGCTTTTTTAGGAATGGTATTAATGATAAAGTTCATGGGAAAATCGGAGCTTGAAATTTCATTTTTGCTTTCTATAGGCTTCAAACTTCTAATATATGCAATAACTGCCTCAATATCGTTTTTATCGAGCTGCCCGTAAAGGTGGTGCGGCATTATCGGAAACAAAGCTCTGCCATCTTTTGACACCCCTTCGGTTACCGCATGGAATATTTCCCCATCTGTCCAATCTTTAAGATGAAAAGGGGTTAAGTTGGGGGCAATATATCTGCCCGGAAATCCAAGATTTTGGTCAAAGACCGCGCCCCCTTTTCCCTCTGTGCCCGGCACCATGGGGCCTGAAAAAGAAGTCCAGTCGCGTGTAGAATGGCACTCCACGCAAAGCATTACATGATGCGCAAGATAGCTGCCACGCGCTATTTTTTCGGGGGTAATTTGAACCGTTAAATTGGGCGGAGGGCCAAGATTCGGTAATGCAAATTTTACATAAGAAAGCAGCGCGGCAATTACTACAAAAATAATTACGGCAACGTAGGCAAGGTATTTGAATACTTTTTTCATGAGTGTGTATTTGATTTTAAATTTATTTATAACAAATTACTACGCCAAATCCGGGTGCATTCAGCTTTTTTAAGCTTGCGCTTTTAAAGCCCACTTTTTGGGTAAAACTGTCTATTTCGGCTTTTGAATAGGTTTTACCGCCTGCTTGATGTAATAAATTTAATGCCATGTAGGAAGTGGTAGCCTTTGACATTTGCGAACTTCCGCCAATTCCTTTAATTTGGTCAAGAATTACATAAATGCCGCCTTCATTGAGCGAAAGGTATGCCTTCTTTGCCAATATTTCATTCTCTGAAGGATTTAGACCATGTATTATATTAAATGCAAGAATAACATCAACTCCTTTGGGGAGTTCGTCTTTCATAAAATCGGCGGGCAGGAACGAAACATTATTCGATGCGTTATTTTGTGCGACACATTCATCGGTATATTTTTTTACCGGAGGCAGGTCAATTACAGTAGCATTTAAGTTTGGGTTTCGCCTGCAAAGTTCAATACTGTATAAACCATGTGAGCCGCCAAGGTCGAGCATTTTTGTTGCTGTTTTTGAAACCGGAATTTTTCCGGCTACTTCTTTAAAATTCGTCTTTGCAATATCAATCATTGCTCTTGAAAATAGCTCCCATTCATAGTCGGTCATCTCTTCGAGCATATTAGATTGAGGTCTTTTCCCCAAGCGAATAGTTTCGTCTAAATTCAAATAGCCTTTGTATAAGAAGTCGCAAAACAAAATAAAATACCTGAAATTATCCGGAGATTGTGGCGATAAATTTTTAAAACCCCTTTTTGAAAAGGCATACTGGTTGCCATTTTTCTTCACATATCCCAAAGCATCAAGGCAGTCAAGAATTAATTCGGCACCTATCTCGCTTACATTTGCGTCTTTGGCAATTTGCTTTATATCTTTAAAATCTGTGGTTAGTTGGTCGGCTATTTTTAGCTTTATGGCACTTCCTAAAGCAAATCCAAGCCCAACAGAGGAAGAAGCATCGGCAAATGGATGGGGAATAATATCGTTCGATAAAAGAATTCTTTCGATTAATGAGAATTTGTAGATCATGATGTTGGCAATTATCGTTGAATAAATTCACAAAATTACTTCTCCCCAAACACAAAATAATTGTATAATTCGGACATTTTATACGCCTATCAGAATATGTCCCATATATTCAGTATTTGCTTCTCTATATTGTTTAGGTGTCATATCTGTAAAACACCTGAACCCGTGAATAAAATGCGCCTGATCATAATAGCCCGCATCTAAACCTATTTCGGTGAGGCTTTGCCTTGAATTGTGAAGCGCGTGTAAGCATTTTAAATATTTGCAGTAGCGAATAAATTCTTCTGTTTTCATCCCTAACCAATCCTGTGAAAAACGTCTGAGTTGCCGGTCGGAGAGGCAAATTTCCTGGCTGAGTTTTTTAACAGTAAGGTCATTATAGTACTTACAGCGAATTAATTTTTGAATCCGGTCAATTGAATTTTGAAATTTTTTGGTCGAAATTTTTTCTCTAATCCACGATAATATTATTTGAACCTGTTGGTTGAACACACTTTCGTGAAACAATTCATTTGCAATATCATCAAGTTGGGAGCATATTTCATTTCCGGGACAAACTATATTGTTAATTTCCTTGGCCGAAACGTCAAACAGCAGCCGAAGCCCTAAGCTATTCAATTGAATCCCCAAAAATTCTTGTCGTCCGGTTTTAATAAGCTCGAAGGGTTTAAAATTTAATCCGTTAACAAATGTGGCCGGCAAATTTTGGAGAACGTGAGAGGTAGGATTGAAGTAGCAAATCTTATCAGAGAAGTTAAAAATAATTTCTATTGTTCCTTTGGGCAGTATTATTTCCCTTCGGCAACACAAATCATCGTCCGATAGTCGCCAAATACTATTGATGAAGCACTTTTCGGGTTCACTTGTTGGGAAATATATGTAAGTGGACTTTGCCATACTGATAATTACATGCCGTCATTTCGGTTTTGCGTAAAACAGCCATTTTTTGCCCTAATTAGACAGCTTGTAAAGGGCAAAGTTATACTTTATTTCAAGTTTTATCATAAAGTTCTTCCTCTGAAATAATACTTCTCTTCACATTTTAACAAATTCGGTACAAAAAGCTGCTGTTTGGCAGCGGGTTGGTTTTGGTTCTTCTTAGTTTTACCTCAACTAAATGCTTGCTCTTCGATAATTTTAACGTTGAAGTTGTTTAAGAATTAAACCACATAATTAACCACATAGACATATAGAAATTTGTTTAAGCATTAAAAGATGTGACCGTTTTAAACACTCGATACTTAAAAACTATTGAGA encodes the following:
- a CDS encoding helix-turn-helix transcriptional regulator; the protein is MENYFTTPHSPLIKGTVCSLWQVRRQNNPAVHETIIPNGVVELIFSFENQKLYAQVNKQAIVVPKCFIQGYSTSPIHLNLSGQQTFFGVVLKPTAVKHICQFQLAEFNNCVVDLTVIDTTFYDLWHRLGEQTTFEARTTIFTAWLMERTLQYTEREKAINIFLSSHTNLHLSVSEIARQFCYSSKQLSRKLNELTGLNTEQTLLYKKYLQALHLVQSSELSLTGIAFDCHFYDQSHFIKTFKSLSMLTPKEYRQRKSHVEGHLFENVY
- a CDS encoding c-type cytochrome, which produces MKKVFKYLAYVAVIIFVVIAALLSYVKFALPNLGPPPNLTVQITPEKIARGSYLAHHVMLCVECHSTRDWTSFSGPMVPGTEGKGGAVFDQNLGFPGRYIAPNLTPFHLKDWTDGEIFHAVTEGVSKDGRALFPIMPHHLYGQLDKNDIEAVIAYIRSLKPIESKNEISSSDFPMNFIINTIPKKAAFTTIPPKTDKLNYGKYIITASACMGCHTKQEKGKFVGELYAGGFEFKFPDGSVVRSANLTPDKTTGLGDWTVEKFVGRFKTYADSAYINPQVKPKEFQTTMSWTMYAGMDTEDLTAIYNYLQSLSPVNNKVEKFTPAK
- a CDS encoding helix-turn-helix transcriptional regulator, with product MAKSTYIYFPTSEPEKCFINSIWRLSDDDLCCRREIILPKGTIEIIFNFSDKICYFNPTSHVLQNLPATFVNGLNFKPFELIKTGRQEFLGIQLNSLGLRLLFDVSAKEINNIVCPGNEICSQLDDIANELFHESVFNQQVQIILSWIREKISTKKFQNSIDRIQKLIRCKYYNDLTVKKLSQEICLSDRQLRRFSQDWLGMKTEEFIRYCKYLKCLHALHNSRQSLTEIGLDAGYYDQAHFIHGFRCFTDMTPKQYREANTEYMGHILIGV